From the Chloroherpetonaceae bacterium genome, the window CTTTGTCATATTCTTCTGCTAGCTCTTTGTATGCTTTGAGACGCGTCTGCACAGCCACGATTTGCAGCTCTGTCTCCAGCTTCTTTTTGTATAGCTCACGGAAATACTCTGTGTTGTTCGTGTTCGCCAAGCCTTGCTTAACCTGTCGGTCGTAGGCTTGTTGGAGCTTTTTCTTGTAGGCTTCAATTTGGTCTTCGTATTGCTTCACACGCTCTTGCGCGCTCAGGTTATACTGTGTGCCGGGGTCTGCCAGTGCGCGGTCCCGTTCAAATTCCAATCGTGCAATCTCTGCCTGAAACTGCTTGGCATAGGGGTCAATGGTCGCTTGCACTGCAGAGTTGGAAAGTTTCGGCTGTAAAGCTGCCAGCTCTTCATTATAAGCCTTGAGCGAAGCATTCAGTGCATTGAGCATCACGGTCGCTTCGTCCATTTGTGCAATAGCCTGCGAGTGCCGCTGAATCATTCTCGTCGCTTCCTCATTGAGTGCTACGACGCGATTTTGCTCCATAAAGGTTTGCAAGGCTCGCTCACTTTCTGCCAGTTGCCGCTTCTTCTGTGCCAGTTGGTCTTCAATAAATTGCCTGAGCACTCGTGCCGCATTGTTGGCTGACCGACGCTTTCGTTCCTGAAAAACCTCTGCAATCGCCCGCGACACAGTGGCTGCGTCCTCTGGATTTAGTGCGCGAAAGCCAATTGCAATGATATTGCTTCCCGGCACCTTAGAAGGCTGCACAAACATTCCCATTCGCACGCGCCCAGCAATCTCATCTACGCTTGCAATCTTTCGCTCAGCATTCAAAATAATGTCCAGTGTGTCGCGCTTCTCGGCTGGGTTTTTGTAGACAGTTTGCAGGAGTTTATAGGCCACTTCTTCTGACACTGTGCGGCTTTTTAGAATTTCAATGTCGTCCACATTTGACTCGCGCTGCGAAAGGTCTAAGCTGATGACCACCGATGCTGTGGAACGGTTGTTGTTGACCAGCACAGTTGTAACCCCCTCATAAATGTCTGGCTGCGCCCGATTGATGAGATAACCTGCAAATACCGACGTCAGAAACACCGTGAGAATAATCCACTTTCCTTTTGCAAACGCTCTCAGGTAGGCGTAAAACACATCGGCGTTGCTTTCATCTTCTTGCAGCATTTGCTGCAGCTGCTTGTAGTTTAGCGGTGTTTCGTTTGGCATTCTATATCCGTTTGATGTCGTGCGATCCATCGTCTCTTCGGCTCTTCGTTTTTGCGAGTTTTTTATTCACTCGAACTTGAAATTTACTACTTCTTTTTTGCTTTTGAGCAACGCCTTGCTTATGCCACTGGTTTTTCGCTTGCAATTGCTTGTTCTGCACGGACGCCCGCTTCTTCTTTTGCCTGTGCAAGGAACGCTATCATGCCTAAGCTGGCATTTGTTAAAGTTTGCAGCGCAAAGGTAATCAAGGCAAAGCCAGATGCTTCTACACGCGCCACATCAAAGACTTTTTCCAGCGTGATTTGACAGGCATATTGGTAAGTCCCCGCACCTGCTGGCGTAATCAGTTGTCCGAAGCCTGAAATGCTTAGCGTCGTGAGGGCTTCCATGACGCCCAGTGCATAACGTTCCTGCATTGAGAGCGCATAAAATGGTAGCAGCATTCCAAGTAGGTAAAGCACCCAGATAACTAGCGACGAGGCAACAATTTCTGCATACTTGGCACGATTTTTCAACGAGGCTGTGCCTTCTATGAAGGCCCGTAAAGCATTGGCAATACGCTCTGCCCACTTCTTCGAGCGCTTCGCCAATACTGTCTCCGCCCAGCCTGCGATTTTCTCAGGGTAGAGCGACAGTATTGCAAACGCAGTAAGCAGCGCTACCGATGCCAGCAAGATGAGGTAGGTTGCAATCTCAAATGACACATTCAATCCCCAAAGCTTTACTTCACCAAAGGCGCCGTTTATCTTTGTGCGAAAAAAGAAAGCAGAGACGGCTAAAAGAAACGCAAACATCAGCGTATCCAAAATGCGCTCAATCACAACAGAAGCCAGCACTTTTTTGGCGTCGAGCTTTTCTTGGCGTGCAAGGTTTACTGACTTCGTTACTTCTCCAACTCGTGGCAAGACCATATTGACCGCATAGCCAATCATTGTTGCGTAGAAGAGATTCAGTAGGCTCATTTTTTCTTTGACCGTAGAAAGCAAAACGCCCCAGCGCCACGCCCGAATGATGTGGCTTAGCACCATTATTGCCACTGTGACAGTTAGCCAGCTGTAATTTGCTCCTGTGATCATCTGCCAGAGCTTTTCAAGGTCACTTTGTGTAAAATCTTTGAAGGCTAGCCAAAAGAATACACCTGCTATAACGAGCGAGACGCTATACTTGATGATTTGTTTGAGCATTGATGTATCTATTAAGCTCCTATCGGCCTAGCAGAACTTTTCTTAGAACCACTAAGCCACCTGAGTGCTTGAAAATGTCACGGTCGCTTTGTGTGCGCGTTTTTTGCACGGCTCGACGTTTGGCAATGTTCTTTATAAAGTGCTGCACATTCCACCAGAGCGCCCGCCAGACATAGCGCACATACTCGCTAGCATAGCGCTGGTAGTAAATCAGCGCAGCCAGTTCCAGCAACACCCTAACTGGCAGCAGCCATAGCAAGCGCGACCATGACGCATTCTTGATAATCATCATCAGGTTGTTTCGGTGATTGAGGTAGATTTTTCGGGGATTGCCTGCTGCCAGTGTTGCCCCACCATAGTGATAGACCACCGCCTTTGGCACGCTAACAATGCGGTAGCCTGCAATTTTTAGTCGCCAGCATAAATCAATTTCTTCCATATGGGCGAAAAAATCATCATCGAAGGCACCGACCTGCTCAATGGCTTTTCGCCGCACCATCATTGCCGCCCCTGAAGCCCAAAAAATATCCCGAGATTCATCATACTGACCATGGTCAGGTTCAACTGCATTGAAAACTCGCCCCAATGCATATGGATAGCCCAGCATATCCAGCATTCCGCCTGCCGCCCCAGCGTAGTCAAATACTTTTTCGCCCCGTAGCTTGGCTTGCATGGAGCGCAGCTTGGGCTGCAAGGCCGCAATCCTTTCATCACTCTCTGCCACCTCAACCAAGTGCTCAATCCAGTCGGGTTCTTGCTCTGTGTCGTTGTTGAGGAAAATCACATACTTCCCTTCTGTGTGCCGAAAGCCAAAATTGCATCCACCTGCATAGCCCAAATTTCGCCCTGCACTGATGACTCGAATGCTACGATACTTCTCCAGTGCTAGCTTGATACTTTCGTCAACTGTGCCGTTATCGACAATTGTAACTAAGAAGTTTGCGTAGCGGGTTTTCTCCAGCGAGGCTAAGCACTTGTCTAAAATTTCCACACCGTTGAAGTGCGGGATAATCACATCTACGCTTGGCAGCGTCTTGTGTTCGCTTTTTTTCTTGCGGCTATGTTTTTGAATCGTGTCTATCAAATTATCTACACATTAAACTTGCTTACGCAAACAAGCAAAGCTAAAAAAACTTAGGGACTCTGCCTACTTGTTGAGACGCTGGGTGAAGCAATAGGCGTTTGCATTGATTCTCGACTCAGCTGATTGTAAATGAATAGTCCTGCTGCAATGCCGGTCATCAGCAAAAATAATCCGAAAAGAATTTGTCCGAAAATGAGTTTCCCCACGCCAAAGAGCCATGCATAAATCATTACCACACCGAAAAACCAATTCACTAGCTGTGAAAACAGGTTCTCTTCAACCTTTACTTCAGGCATTTGCTTTGCGATGTACCGCCATAGCCAGCCTCCCACGCGCACTTTCGCATAGAATGCTTTTAGGTGCTCTATGCTCTCAGGTTTGGTAAGGAATGTTACAGCTATCGTGACCGAAATGGTGATGCTCACAATCACGAAAAGTGACTCTGGAAAGGCTAAGCTGGTTAGCATCCGCACCCCTGCATATGCCAGAAACGGCGTCACCATTGAGGCGATTTCCGACCATGCGTTAAGTCGCCACCAAAACCAGCGCATAATGAGCACAAATCCAGTTCCCGCCCCACATTCGAGCAAAAATGCCCATGCACCAGAGATGCTTTCTAAGACAAAAAAAGTGATAAACAGCGATAGAAGCATAATTCCTACCGTTGCCATGCGTGCTACACGCACATAATGTGATTCCGTTTCACTTGGCTTAAGGAGCCGCTTGTAGAAGTCATTCAAAAGGTAACTTGCGCCCCAGTTTAGGTGTGTCGAAAGCGTAGACATATAAGCAGCTAAAAACGCCGCAAAGAGCAGTCCTTTTGCGCCATCTGGCAATACATCTCGCATCACATACACAAACCCATCTTCTTTTTGATTTAGTGGCAAAAGTGGGAACATTACTACGCTCACCAGTCCAACCAGAATCCACGGCCATGGTCGCACGCAGTAATGCGCCACGCTAAACCAAAGCGTTGCCAGCAATGCGTGCCGCTCATCTTTGGTGCTCATCATTCGCTGAGCAATATAGCCCCCTCC encodes:
- a CDS encoding glycosyltransferase family 2 protein; amino-acid sequence: MIDTIQKHSRKKKSEHKTLPSVDVIIPHFNGVEILDKCLASLEKTRYANFLVTIVDNGTVDESIKLALEKYRSIRVISAGRNLGYAGGCNFGFRHTEGKYVIFLNNDTEQEPDWIEHLVEVAESDERIAALQPKLRSMQAKLRGEKVFDYAGAAGGMLDMLGYPYALGRVFNAVEPDHGQYDESRDIFWASGAAMMVRRKAIEQVGAFDDDFFAHMEEIDLCWRLKIAGYRIVSVPKAVVYHYGGATLAAGNPRKIYLNHRNNLMMIIKNASWSRLLWLLPVRVLLELAALIYYQRYASEYVRYVWRALWWNVQHFIKNIAKRRAVQKTRTQSDRDIFKHSGGLVVLRKVLLGR
- a CDS encoding Na+:solute symporter, translated to MHLSPLDFAIIAVYLALSAGIGIWFSKRASGSTSEFFLSGRKLPWWLAGTGMVATTFAADTPLAVAGLVAKNGIAGNWMWWSFVAGSMMTVFFFARLWRRAQVLTDLEFIELRYSGTPALFLRSFKAVYFGVVMNSIIIGWVNLAMYKIIKILLPEWNAEWTIVAIALLTMLYSGLGGLWSVSVTDAIQFVIAMSGSIALAVIALNRPEVTDGGGLLQKLPDWMFQFLPTLVEIAPDARAGGALELTVSAFLAMVGVQWWASWYPGAEPGGGGYIAQRMMSTKDERHALLATLWFSVAHYCVRPWPWILVGLVSVVMFPLLPLNQKEDGFVYVMRDVLPDGAKGLLFAAFLAAYMSTLSTHLNWGASYLLNDFYKRLLKPSETESHYVRVARMATVGIMLLSLFITFFVLESISGAWAFLLECGAGTGFVLIMRWFWWRLNAWSEIASMVTPFLAYAGVRMLTSLAFPESLFVIVSITISVTIAVTFLTKPESIEHLKAFYAKVRVGGWLWRYIAKQMPEVKVEENLFSQLVNWFFGVVMIYAWLFGVGKLIFGQILFGLFLLMTGIAAGLFIYNQLSRESMQTPIASPSVSTSRQSP
- a CDS encoding polysaccharide biosynthesis tyrosine autokinase — protein: MDRTTSNGYRMPNETPLNYKQLQQMLQEDESNADVFYAYLRAFAKGKWIILTVFLTSVFAGYLINRAQPDIYEGVTTVLVNNNRSTASVVISLDLSQRESNVDDIEILKSRTVSEEVAYKLLQTVYKNPAEKRDTLDIILNAERKIASVDEIAGRVRMGMFVQPSKVPGSNIIAIGFRALNPEDAATVSRAIAEVFQERKRRSANNAARVLRQFIEDQLAQKKRQLAESERALQTFMEQNRVVALNEEATRMIQRHSQAIAQMDEATVMLNALNASLKAYNEELAALQPKLSNSAVQATIDPYAKQFQAEIARLEFERDRALADPGTQYNLSAQERVKQYEDQIEAYKKKLQQAYDRQVKQGLANTNNTEYFRELYKKKLETELQIVAVQTRLKAYKELAEEYDKAFLKTPGKNIEFARLQRNNKTLEELFSLLEKRYQEALIAEEQVPSGVEIIDWAIPNPFPVGPNRKVNIILSIVVGLTLGIGVVMLIQFLDKNIHTPEQAEKLGSLLATIPVIETFDDTVRDKSGTSVKVIEGPEAEYKKIASHLVTHLDPKSAVSEAYRSLRTAILFSSSYNAKENGSAGKVYVITSSSPKEGKSTTISNLAITLAQGGQKTLLIDADLRRPVIHSIFGYSKEPGLTNYLVGRSKIEEVLRTAPVPNLSIITSGTIPPNPSELLGAPRMKDFLADMKAQFDIILFDSPPVLAVTDAQVLSQHADGVVVILAAGQTQFELAKRTKQALMKVDAPILGYVLNNFDLNKAYGSYYKYYRYYNYYYESKGASRKKNLFEVISDRLSGVKS
- a CDS encoding flippase-like domain-containing protein yields the protein MLKQIIKYSVSLVIAGVFFWLAFKDFTQSDLEKLWQMITGANYSWLTVTVAIMVLSHIIRAWRWGVLLSTVKEKMSLLNLFYATMIGYAVNMVLPRVGEVTKSVNLARQEKLDAKKVLASVVIERILDTLMFAFLLAVSAFFFRTKINGAFGEVKLWGLNVSFEIATYLILLASVALLTAFAILSLYPEKIAGWAETVLAKRSKKWAERIANALRAFIEGTASLKNRAKYAEIVASSLVIWVLYLLGMLLPFYALSMQERYALGVMEALTTLSISGFGQLITPAGAGTYQYACQITLEKVFDVARVEASGFALITFALQTLTNASLGMIAFLAQAKEEAGVRAEQAIASEKPVA